Proteins from one Limanda limanda chromosome 9, fLimLim1.1, whole genome shotgun sequence genomic window:
- the LOC133010893 gene encoding protein-glutamine gamma-glutamyltransferase K-like, translating into MPVETRSIRDSGVVGRFPSVTLGLDDDKEEEQPEENNVQTENACRQWLRKVCPCCCPKRKDDDITDTVVTGIDEPDKEDGGDDEKPVTGDSELDELLLEVQAIELMRSKSGVIRTEHHTNLYQSDNFIIRRGQTFQMWITLSRPFDSSTDKLHLELKTGPLPTVSKGTHVIIPLVEGLEDGRWEAAIVEQDDKRIKLSVNSPPTAVIGRYQLTVETTNSHGQAFSTHNPANDIYMLFNPWCEDDPVFMDSEKEKQEYVLNQDGHIYYGTENQIGMRTWNYGQFDDGILAACLYVLEKSGTPPSGWGDPVNVVRIISAMINSLDDRGVLEGNWSGDYTGGNSPTVWSGSVEILKEYQTSSGTPVKFGQCWVFAGVFTTVLRCLGIPSRTVTNYNSAHDTDVSLTTDVYLDENLDPLAHLNADSIWNFHVWNDCWMARPDLPLGNGGWQAVDSTPQETSQGTFRCGPASLTAVRNGQVYLKHDCPFVFAEVNSDKIYWQRNIDGTFTQIYSEKKAVGHKISTKAVGSDERSDITHLYKHPEGTEAERIAVETASRYGSKALAYSSPTAEDVSIEVTMDGEGPKMGGDAELSITLRNNSSEQRTILLHGQVAVMYYTGVHKATIRKDVTEIDVLPNEVNVLEWSLEYKDYKDQLIDQAALMLTLSGRVKETQQVLATQFSFRLRTPNLIIKPVGKAVVGEKMAVTISFTNPLPQVLKAVKFHLEGQGLLTARKVIYGDIGSHASVSLTEHFVPTLPGPRKLLASLDCRQLTQVHGVTVITVE; encoded by the exons ATGCCTGTTGAAACACGCTCAATCCGAGACAGTGGTGTGGTGGGTCGCTTTCCATCTGTCACCCTCGGCTTAGATGACgataaagaggaagaacaacccGAGGAAAACAACGTCCAGACAGAGAACGCATGTCGGCAGTGGCTGCGGAAGGTCTGTCCATGCTGCTGTCCAAAACGAAAGGACgatgacatcactgacactgtggtCACAGGGATTGATGAGCCGGACAAGGAGGACGGGGGGGATGACGAGAAGCCCGTGACAGGCGACAGTGAGCTTGATG AACTCCTCCTCGAAGTGCAAGCGATAGAGCTGATGAGAAGCAAATCAGGAGTGATCCGCACAGAGCATCACACAAATCTCTACCAGAGTGATAACTTTATTATCCGCAGAGGGCAGACTTTCCAGATGTGGATTACCCTGTCTCGACCGTTTGACTCCAGCACTGACAAACTTCACCTTGAGCTTAAAACAG ggCCACTGCCAACAGTGTCAAAGGGAACCCATGTCATCATCCCTTTGGTGGAAGGGTTAGAGGACGGTCGTTGGGAAGCAGCCATTGTAGAACAGGATGACAAGAGGATAAAACTGTCAGTAAATTCTCCACCCACAGCGGTCATTGGCCGGTATCAACTCACAGTGGAAACAACCAATTCACATGGCCAGGCCTTTTCCACACACAACCCTGCTAATGACATTTACATGTTGTTCAACCCCTGGTGTGAag atgACCCAGTGTTCATGGATTCtgagaaggagaaacaggagtATGTCCTGAACCAAGACGGACATATCTACTATGGCACAGAGAATCAAATTGGAATGAGGACCTGGAACTATGGGCAG TTTGACGATGGGATCCTTGCTGCCTGCCTTTACGTCCTGGAAAAGAGTGGAACGCCTCCATCTGGCTGGGGAGACCCGGTTAATGTTGTGCGGATTATATCAGCCATG ATTAACTCCCTTGATGACCGTGGTGTCTTGGAGGGAAACTGGTCAGGAGACTATACAGGTGGGAACAGTCCGACGGTGTGGAGTGGAAGTGTGGAGATCCTGAAGGAATACCAGACCAGCAGCGGAACTCCCGTTAAGTTTGGCCAGTGCTGGGTGTTTGCTGGCGTATTCACTACAG TGTTACGGTGTTTGGGCATCCCCAGTCGAACTGTGACCAACTACAACTCAGCTCACGACACAGACGTCTCCTTGACGACAGACGTATACTTGGATGAGAACCTGGACCCTTTAGCTCACCTGAATGCCGACTCCATCTG GAACTTCCATGTGTGGAACGACTGCTGGATGGCTCGTCCAGACTTGCCTCTGGGCAACGGAGGCTGGCAAGCTGTCGACTCCACGCCTCAGGAGACCAGCCAAGGCACCTTCCGCTGCGGCCCCGCTTCTCTCACTGCTGTGCGCAATGGTCAGGTCTACCTCAAACATGACTGTCCGTTTGTGTTTGCTGAG GTAAACAGTGATAAGATCTACTGGCAAAGGAACATCGATGGGACCTTCACTCAAATCTACAGTGAGAAAAAGGCTGTGGGCCACAAGATCAGCACCAAGGCCGTTGGTTCTGATGAACGCAGTGACATCACACACCTTTACAAGCATCCAGAGG GCACAGAGGCGGAACGCATTGCTGTGGAAACTGCCAGTCGCTACGGCTCCAAGGCCCTGGCCTACTCCTCTCCCACAGCAGAGGACGTCTCTATAGAAGTCACCATGGATGGTGAAGGCCCTAAAATGGGGGGAGATGCAGAGCTTAGCATCACGTTGCGAAACAATAGCTCAGAGCAGCGGACGATCCTCCTGCACGGCCAGGTGGCAGTCATGTACTACACCGGCGTCCACAAGGCCACGATCAGGAAGGACGTTACAGAAATAGATGTGCTGCCCAATGAGG TGAATGTTTTGGAGTGGTCCCTGGAGTACAAAGACTACAAGGACCAGCTGATAGACCAGGCCGCCCTGATGCTGACGCTGTCTGGCCGAGTCAAAGAAACACAGCAGGTCCTGGCCACTCAGTTCAGTTTTCGGCTCAGGACTCCAAACCTCATCATAAAG CCGGTAGGGAAGGCTGTGGTAGGGGAGAAGATGGCAGTGACCATTTCATTTACAAACCCACTGCCACAGGTGCTGAAAGCAGTGAAATTCCACCTCGAAGGACAGGGCCTCCTAACTGCTCGGAAGGTTATTTACGG GGATATTGGCAGCCATGCCTCCGTGTCGCTCACCGAGCACTTCGTCCCCACCCTGCCCGGGCCGAGGAAATTACTGGCTTCGTTGGACTGCAGGCAGCTCACTCAGGTTCACGGTGTGACAGTTATCACCGTGGAGTAA